The Mucilaginibacter sp. PAMB04168 genome contains the following window.
TGCCACTGATACCATAAATATTTTAGAAAGCTTAGGCGCAAAAAGCACAATACGTTAACAGTATACGGGCGTATGCTACAAACGCCTTACACCATAAACTTAGCAATGATTACAACAGAATTAGCCGTTATCATAAACTCGTTTAACAGACTATCCTTATTAAAGGAATGCCTCTCGGTATTATCTGATTGGCTGCCTGGTTCGGAATTTAAAGATAATTGTGTTGCAGTTGTATACGATGCCGGATCAAAGGATGGTAGTGTAGAATGGCTTCAAAGCGAGGCTTTATCATTGAACATTCCTGTTAGATTGATGATCCCCCAGCCGGGAGATGATACGTCTTTTGCAGCAGGGCTGAATGCCGGTGTAGCCTATGCCATAAGCGAGTATAAATCGTTGAAGTATTTGTTGTTTTACGAGACGGATAATCAAATTTTGAGTGCCGGGCCGTTAAAGCAAGCACAGCAAATGCTGGAGCATGACAGTAAATTGGCCGCCTGCGGGTTCACTGTAAAAAGGCATGACGGAAGTTTTGCCGGTGCCGGATCACCTTTTCCTAAAATTACGAACTTTGCCTTGGGGAAACAGGTGGTGCACAAGTTTAAACTGGAAAGGATTCCGTACCGCTGGCATGAGCAAATTGCGGGTATAAAATTCAGTTATGCAGATATTGTGTATACAAGCCCCCTGCTGGTTAAGGTGAAAGCCTGGCAGGAATCGGGCGGACTGGATGCCCAAATGTTCCCATTTTCAGACTGTGATTTAGATTGGGCAAAAAGGCTGCAAATCCTGGGGTGGAAAATGGGGATCATCGAAAGCAATGAAGTGATTCATGACAATATGCAAAGTTTATCGGCATGGTCAAAATCTAGGGCCAAGCAGTTTCATCGTGGCCGCCTCCGTTATTTTCTAAGGCATCGCCCGGCGGCTGTATATGCTATTTTTCCGGTTGTATTAATGCTGCGGCACAGCATTGAGTTGCTCGCAGCAAGATTCTTTGTAAAAGATGCAGAGCGTAAGGAGCAACTTACCGGACAGTTCAAAGGGCTGCTAAATTCTTGTTTTAGTAAGTACGAGTAATACCTATTCATTACACTATAATATTAGCTGATTTGAAAATTGCATTCATTTGTGGTTGTTTGGAGCCCGGAAAGGATGGGGTGGGTGATTATACACGCTGCTTAGCAGGGCAATTAACACGCCAGGGTAACCAGGTAATGATTGTTGCTTTGAATGACCAGCATGTTCCGCAAATCACACGTGAAAGGCAAGAAATTGAGGGCAATAAAATCAGCATCTTACGTATTAATACCAGTAGCAGCTTTAATCAGGTAGTAGAAGATATTAAGCACTTTGATCCCCACTGGATCAGCCTGCAATTTGTGCCTTACAGCTTTCAACGCAAGGGCTTACCCTACCAGTTAGCCAGTATGTTAAGTAAATTAGGTACGCATAACAAATGGCACATCATGTTTCATGAACTATGGGTTGGTGCGCAACAATTCGACTTCAAAAAAAAGATTTACGCTTTATTGCAAAAGGGAATTATCGGCAATCTAATTAAATCCGTAGATCCTTCGATAATACACACGCAATTGCCCCAGTACAAACAACAATTAGCGGCGTTATCTAAAAGAAAAATCAACCCGCTGCCATTGTTTTCGAACATTAGTATGCATCATGGTAACGTGTTGTATAACAGTAACGTCCGAAAATTTATACTGGGTTTTTTTAGCCAGGCCGATGTGTCGAACAATGTTATTATTTTTATCAAAGGCTTAAAAGACGCCTTATCTAAAGAAAACAGAGCATTGGAAGTGGTTTTTATAGGTGGCAAGGGCGGCAAAGTTCATAAAGGTGCAGCAGTGTTGAAAGCGCAGTCGATTATTGAGCAAGTGACTTCTACCGGCTTTTTAAATGATCAGGAATTGTCACAGGCACTGCAAAGCTGCCATCTTGGTATAACCTCAGTTCCACGGCATGCGCTTGGTAAAAGCGGAAGTGCAGCTGCATTTATTGAACATGGCGTTCCGGTGGCAGCACCCAACATACATCCTGGTTTTAACAATAACAATATAGGCTTTTTAGATGATCGGTTAAAGGACTGCATTGTGCTTCATCCCAACCTTACGGAAGTTGAAAAAGCAAAAGCTGCGGTCGAGGCTGCCTGTGAGCTTATCAAGCTTT
Protein-coding sequences here:
- a CDS encoding glycosyltransferase, with translation MITTELAVIINSFNRLSLLKECLSVLSDWLPGSEFKDNCVAVVYDAGSKDGSVEWLQSEALSLNIPVRLMIPQPGDDTSFAAGLNAGVAYAISEYKSLKYLLFYETDNQILSAGPLKQAQQMLEHDSKLAACGFTVKRHDGSFAGAGSPFPKITNFALGKQVVHKFKLERIPYRWHEQIAGIKFSYADIVYTSPLLVKVKAWQESGGLDAQMFPFSDCDLDWAKRLQILGWKMGIIESNEVIHDNMQSLSAWSKSRAKQFHRGRLRYFLRHRPAAVYAIFPVVLMLRHSIELLAARFFVKDAERKEQLTGQFKGLLNSCFSKYE